CCATCTTGCTGCACTGTGCTGTTCCCTGCAGAGAGTGCTGGCATACTGCGACAACCCTGAGATCTCCGACACGTTGGCGGCAGAGATCATCGAGTCCGTTAACAAGCTGTCTAAACACGAGTATGCAAACTACGTGGTGCAGTACCTGCTGGAGCACGGCGGCCAAGCTCAGCGGTCAGCCATGGTGAAGAAATTTGCTGGCCGCGTGGTGCTCATGAGCTACCACAAGTACGCCTCGAATGTGATCGAGGCATGCCTGAGCTTCGGGAGCCACGAGGACCGGCTGCTCATCGCGAGCCAGATCATCGACAATGGAGGCGGCCAGCACCTGGACATGATGATCAATCCCTACGCCAACTACGTCATCCAGAAGATGGTGTTCatggcggaggaggagcaggtGCGCTTGCTGGTGGATGTGGCCAGCAGGAATGTGGCCTACCTGAGGAGGTACTCGCATGGCCAGCACGTCATCGCCGCCATGGAGAGGTTCCTCAGCACCAAGGGTACGCATCATCCTGACCCGCGGCCTGTTGTCGTCCGGCCTGTTTCTCAGCATGCAGCAGCAACACTGATCACTGAGACACTGACTGACTGACATGGCTGCTGTTGCTGTTGTGGTTGCAGCGGGGAGGCAGGTGTTTCAGGTGCCACGTCCACTCCTGACCCACCAGTGAAGAAGACGAAAATGAGAACGAGGAGAAAGGACAGTACATCGTCCATCTATCATCCATGTCGTGTCGTTGGATCGATCGCTACTTATGAATGAATGATCAGGATTCAGACTTTGATCGCGTCTCAGTCGTAGTGTATATGCAATTATGCATGGTAGGCAGGACTGTGTATGACTGTCAGATCAGATGCCGATGCCGTGTGTTATTATTAACAGTACATTATTAAGTTACCTGACTGAATGTTAAggtacatgcatgcatgattCGGAATTTCGGATACTACATACTAGATACTAGTAGTATGTTGTTTAGGTAGTAACTCGATGATCTTctgaacaaaaaaaaaacgCTGGAACAGACAGACAGAGCAAGTGGTTAATTATTTCCTGTACGTTGGCGGCGGGCAGAAGGTGATGAGGTAGCGGCTGGCCTTGCATCGGTTGAGGGAGGTGGCGTCGTCGTAGGCGTAGCTGTAGGCCTTTGGGCAGACGGCCTTGAAGACGTGCGCGAACACGGTGGGCCGGCACCTCTCCGGCGACGCGTAGTCCCCCGTGCAGCAGTAGCGGTCGCCGCCCATGGCCCTGCACGCGCTCCGGCACCCGGCCACCTTCCCCTCCCTGTCCCTTACCTCCAGCGCCGACGGGCAGCAGACGTTGAGGTCCGCCTGGCACCCGGCCACGCCGCACCCGGCGCCGCCACCCACGGGGGACATGGACACCGGCGCGTTGAACCCGTCCACCAGCGACACGTCGTAGAAATGCAGCGGGGACCTGGGGGTGCCCAGCGTCATCTCCACCACCGTGGCGGGCGTCGCGCCGGGGCGGCCGTCGCAGCGGAGCACGCCGCCGCAGTCGCCCGTCGCGCAGCTGCCCCGCCCGCGGCCGTCGAAGGAGCAGCCGCGGCGCGGCCACAGGCGGCCCGACCAGCCCAGAGGCACGTCGAAGGCGGTCTCGTCGCCCGGGGCCAGGTGGAAGCCGCCGGACTGCGGCGTCGGGTGGCCGGCGGTGCCCAGCAGGCCAGGCCATATCGATTCGGCGCAGTTGTTCACCAGGATCAGCTGGACACCGCCGTTGCTGGCACCACCACCCGCGCCGGTGACTAGCAGTAATGCCATGGACAGCAGGAAAACTAGGAGGGAGAGGAGTTGGAGCTTAGCCGCCATAGGGTCAGAGGCCATGGTGCTGCCTGTAGCTGCTAATCGAGTCTGCGATGCTTAGTTATATGCATCTCTGCAAGCTGATCTGAGAGCGAGGATTGTTAATCGATCCCATACAGAAAAGATGATGCCAATAAAGCATTGCGCCGGCCGGGAGCTAGCTAGTTAAGTAGTCGTTACCTTTGGCAACTAAAAATAAAGGTTTGGTTGTGGCAGCAAGCAGTGTGGTGTAGTGTAGTGGCTCCCATGCATGATTCTTGTGTCAGAGCCATCAACTCGATCGATCATGCAGTTTAACTACTGATACCAGATTGATTATAACACAAGCCATAAATCTGAATCAATTTAATTTAATTATTCAGGATTTTTTGTTCAGCATGACACCAACACAATTGCATGCTGCAGGAGTCAGTAACAGCTACCAGCACTGACTGGAGTCGTACTCTTCTGGGGATCAGAACTGTACTGTGATGAACTTCCGATACATGCAACCGACATAATTAATATTGTACCTAGCTAGCTGGGACATAAAGCCAGCCAGGTCAGAGAAAGCAAAGGAGACTGCCGACATGATTAAAGTAAGTATGTACTATGCACTGTGTGCTAGCTGCATACCCTCTTAACTTAACTGTGGGATGGGTCCTCGATCATCTCCTTTATTTGGTTTGGTTTGCATTGCTTTCCGGCCGGCCGGAAGGGATTGCAATGCAATCTCAGGATCTATTCCTTGCTTTGGACTGGGGTTACTGTACTTGTTTGCTACTTGCCTTGCCTCCTCGCATTTGGATGATAACCAAAAGAAAGAATGAGTGGATATATAGATAGACGCGGATCGGACACTTTCCTCCCTGGAAGGAATATCTGTCTCCTGCTTCTGCTGCTCCTCCATCGATCCCTTTTGCTTTTCCATCCCCGGCCCATACTTTCGTCAAGGAAATCTTGCGAAAAGTGCTTGCGTTGCTTACAGATCTGATGAAAGCATCATGCATGTATGCTCCTGTGTTGTGGACCTCGACTGCTTAGCTCGATACAATGGAGCTCCTGGTATCTAGGATACAAATGGGGATACAATTTGGGGAAGTAGAGTAGAAATCAGGGGACAGAGAGAAgccaaggaggaagaagggcccAATTCCAGCTTGCCCGGCCCACTGACAAATTGGGCCTCTCAATTCTAGAGTACTTTCGGCTCGTATGGTTTTTGGCTGCCCATATCATAGCTAGTTTTGAGGATATTTCGTCCAATTTACGTGCGAGATATAGCTGTATTCCTAGTCGTTCCAACGTTCTCAGGGCTTGAGATATAGTACTCAGGCCCAACGTTCTCAAAGGACCAGATCATTTCCAAACTTAGAATTTGTTTCCAGAAGCTTGAGATacggtttttttttttggttttttTGCATCTAGTGTCACTCTAGGGCTGTCTCTCGACTCCAAAGTACTTTGGCCCAAAGGGTGAGACAATAACCATATTTTCTGCCCCATGTTATTGCTGATCTATCAAACCATGTGTCTTCCATCCTAGTCGTTCTAGGGTTATCATAGGAGTTACACCATTTCTGAATTTCAGAAACCGCTATTGTTGGTTGCATTTTGCATGCACTCTTTATTAAGTTTTCTAATTCGCATGGAAATCAAATCACTATAATTTTCATAATTCTTATTTCCTAGATATTTATTTGATATGAATTATTTGGTTTAATTGAGATTGTTACGTATTAGCCTATCAACCTATGCTGCCGCAGgggctaattagaattaatataaaaataaaacgtatagctaataattatattTATCTATCTCACGCCCTCTtacatctattaaatattctaacccatactctaaaatacataattatcattatctagttgcaatagattttattttgcaagGATGATAACTCTCTTTATATGTTTCTTAGTTGGATTAATTAAAAGTTCAATTTACTCCCTTCAAGTATAGCTAAAGTTTGAATAACCCCCTAAACTATGCGATTTAATTCATTTTATCCCATAACATAAtttatcttttttatttctccatgtACAatttttaatttcaaattttgcaGGATAGTAGTGGACATCACAATGCAtattaaaaaattattataatttTTTCATTGTTATTTCTTATATAATTTTGAACTCTAATGATTAATTTATTAACCTATCAAAATAATGATAAAAAATTACAATGTATTTTTTCTAACATGTGTTATGATGTGTACTATCATATTTTAAAATTCCAGCTTAAAACTCCATCTGTGCATGGAAAAATGAAAAGGGCATAGTTTGGGGTGGGGGGAGGGGGGTAAAATGAAGGGCCAATTCTCTCAATGCTATTGAAAATTTAACTCATCCCTTCAATGCCATCAAAATTTAGACCATCCCTTCATTACCACTGAAATTTTAATCTCAGCCCTTCGATGCCATTCCGTCGTTGCGCTGTTAGGAGATTGTTAATTGAAGGTGGAAAAGACAATACTGCCCCTGTAGGAAATAGTTGAAGTATTTATATCGCTATCCCTTCTATGCATTGTAGATTTGTAGTGAACAACAAAACTCTGGATATACACGGAACGATGACAAACATTTTTTTAACAGGAAGCAACACACAGTAATACATATCCACTTTTAGTTGGATCTAATAAAGCTGCCTTTACTCATAACAAGCAACTGTAGAGAGGTTAACTCCATGGAAGCTACCTTAAAACATGGAGCTCCATGGGAGCTCCCCCCTACAACGCATGATCACTATATAATTAGCTTATTACAATTGTTTACATCGAATTGAATTGTCAAATATATATGGAATTCAACTATACTTTTTTCATGCCAACGACGACCGGTGTTTTGGTCGCCTAATCGGCGATCGGTCAGTAACTGAATTATCGCTCCCATTTCTCTGACGCTGCTTCAGCAGCCGAGAGTGGAGAAGCTCCAGAGCGCGATGTTGCCCTCCTCCTCCCAGCAGGCGTCGTccgtcgtcgccggcgccggcacgaAGAAGGCACTGCAGGGGTCCATCCTAGCGTACTCCATGCACTTGGGCGACTAGAAGAAGGCGTTGATGTCCGCGAGCGAGCTGAAGTAGTCCGCATCGGCGTCGCCCTAGTGATGGGCCTGCAGCTCGCTCTCGCTGGACTCCGGGGAGCTGACTGCGGAGGCGCTAGAGCCTGCTGCCGCGCACCCCCGAAGCGGCGCTCGGTCCCACGGCCGCGCCCCCCCACGCGGCAATGTGTCCCCCCGACGCGGCGCGAGGGCCCGCGTGTGTAGGGGCCGCGTGTCTCCCCCCTGACGCAGTGCGCCGTGCATGGAAGCGGGGAGCGGGGTCGGCGTGCAGATCCAGgaaggggagcggcggcgcggcgtgggaCGGGGAGCCGGGGAGTGGATTCGGCGACGGGGGTGTTATAAACGATGACAATAAACAATGAAAGTAAATAGATCGGGGATACGAGATTTAATATGGAAAACCCAACCAATACGGAAGGGAAAAACCACGGGCGCCAACCAGCAAGAACTTTAATATATCAAGAGTCTGGTTACAACGCCGTGCGGCGGCTTACAAGAAGATTATCATCAAAGAGAAACCCTAATCGGGTATATAATATGTACCGCGGGGGCGCTGCCCCCGCACCCCCCTCAGGTGACGCTAGGTCGAACCACATGGGCCACTTGTGCCTCCGCTACGCTTCGTCACAAGTCGGCCTTTTATGTGCAACTGAATTTGGAACACAACTCAACAGGGGGAGGATAGAGTTTTTTTATTCAGGAGAGAAAAGGGTTGGTGAGATGTGTTCAGTGTTGAGCggtaaaaaggaaaaaaacgATCATACATCTGGTTTAACAGTGTTACACGGTGTTTTGCTCAAAAAGTAACGGTGATGGCACAGATGGGAAATTAAAAGTGATGGTATTGAACGGATGGCCTAAATTTCAGTGGTATTAAAGGGATAAGTTAAATTTTTAATAGCATTGAGAAAATTTTCTCTAAAATGAACCAAACGATAGTTTAGTGGATTATACGGGGCTTTGGCTACAGTCGAGGAGAGTAATTTAGATATTTTTCATCAATTAACTACCGAGCCTTGAAGATAAAGATTCTCTGTGATTTAAATAAGGAAGAGATTAAAAAACAGTCGATCTGTTAGTTGGGGAGCTCGCTTCTTTCGCCCATTCAGGTCAGGTGCCACGATCTGATGGACGGGTCACCAACTCATATCTGCTGCCACGCCTCGTATAGTGATTTTGCAAGCTTCTGTTTTGGCTCATTCGCTAGTGCTGCTAACCTCACCAGGGCCGATCCTAGGACACCCTCAAGATCCATCAGGATTTTTAGGAGAAGTCCAGCCCACATGTGATCCGTACGGGTGGGTAATTTATGTATGGCCAGATGTTTTTAGAGAATTTTTATGATTCCTCTAATTTTCTGGGGTGTACACGTAGGATTCTAGGTGGCTTCACGtggaggcttcaaaaggagcctcTAATTAGTAATATTAAGATTAAGATGCATAACAATTGATGTTGTAGATTCTTTACTTTCCTTGATTAATTTAGCTTTTGGTTAGTCGCATTTGGCGTGGAACCTCTAGTTTAAAGAAGCCCTGATCATAAAAAAAATGAATGGTGCAGTGTTTTTCTTATCGACGTAGTGAGCTTGAGGCCTTGGCTCTCTTTTTTAACTCTCTCGAGGtacttttctctcttttttctaGTTCACATGGGGACTACTTTTGATATGTTTGTACATGATGCACTGAACGGCTAGCTAGATTTATTTGTCTCAAATATAGTTtcacaaaaatatatttttgctATGTTTCATTAAAAATACATACTACATAAATACTTTTTTGTTATTGGAGGCAATGGTCACTAAACAATACTGACACCTCTCATGAAAGAAAATCAATAAATTAATGCGAAGATATATTGATGGCCAGTGTTAGTTTGTGGCCAACATAAATCACACTAGACATTAAATTATAATGAAATGGTAATCCACGTAGAGCTAGAGCTCATTGTACAAAATATATattaagaaaagaaaaggaaggttGAAACTTTAAGCAGCACGCACAACACAAATACATATGCGTGCTTCCGGTTGCATTTGTAATAGGCAACCAATGCAGGGATATTACAAACGAACGAATGCAAATAACTAATTAATACAGTAGTACTTACTACACACAAGTAGGTAAGTGATTCATGTGCATGTAATTAATTTGATTTGATGGATTCGTTAGAGTAAAGGAACAGTAAAATGAAGTAATGTGGTTGTCGTTTAATTTGTGTGAGGCATGCATGCGCAGAGATGTCTTGAATTAGGTCATCGATCTCTAGCTTGTGTGCATTTGCTGATTACTTTAATTTGGTGCCTTGTCATGGTTGCTTGGTCGCCCTGGTGTATGTGCTGTTAGTTGATCCGGCGAACAAGCGACGGCTGACGACTGATGCTGACCTGTTGACCGCCGCAATGGTTTGCTGACCTGGAACTGGGCTGCCGCTGGAGtactgcggctgctgctgctcacTCTCACTGATGTAGGGATAATGATCCAAGCAGCAGCAGGATTCTTCGTGGAGTAGTGCTTGCATCATCTTGAAGCACTCATCATCATCCTTCTGCATGCACGCAGTtcattatattatatatattgGTTCTCGATCAAACAattatgtatatatataataattcACCATACATGAATGCATGCTTTCTAAAGCGCGTGTAGAAtagattttcatatatatatatatatatgtatatatatatatatgcatgtaTACTGTATACTCATTTTGaacaaaaagaaagaaatgTGTACATATAGATATAGCTGAAGCTACTGCATGTCATGCATGTTTACCTACCGTTGGGCAATCTGCTGGACGgatgagcagcagcaggcggctgATGGCATCGCTGCTGGAGGAATAAtcctgctggtggtggtggtgcagaCCCACACAGCAGCGGATCGCAGAGGCGGCGATGACGGAGGGATCGAAGCGGAGGAGCAACGAGGGCTCCGCGagggagcggaggaggaggcgagtgCAGCGAGCAGCAGAGGCTGATGATGGTGGTGGTATGATGAGGTAGTGGAGGAAGGAGAATGGCGTGACGCAGGCGAGGCGCCATTGGAGGGCCTTGAGCAGCGTCAGCTCCATGTCCCGGACCGTCGCCGACCGGAAAGAGTGCCCCAGCACCTCCTCCATCTGCATGCATTGCACATCCAGCCAGCTCGATCTTAGCTAGATCCATGGACGGATCGGATCGTATGGATAATGGATGGAGCTGAGGGAATTAATAATAAGTTTTCTACCATATCACGCGTATGTACATGTACTAGTAAGTAGCTAGCAGCTactatatgcatgcatgcatgcatgcttgaAGCGTGCAGTCTTAACACTCGAAAGAGGAGGAGGTGGAAATCAAAAGAAGGCACGCACGCGTGTAGGAGTACTAGCTAGTTAGCACGTACCTGGAGATGGTGGAGTGATGGGATGTTTACTTCGTCCAGCTTGCATGCGACGGACAAGCAGGCGACGCTCACCAGTTCAACCATCCACGACTCGTCCCACCTCTGCTGCACCCATGCATTCATCAATCATCAGTCAGTACTAGTTGATGGATGGATGAATGGATGCATGATGAATT
Above is a genomic segment from Panicum hallii strain FIL2 chromosome 8, PHallii_v3.1, whole genome shotgun sequence containing:
- the LOC112903261 gene encoding thaumatin-like protein, which translates into the protein MASDPMAAKLQLLSLLVFLLSMALLLVTGAGGGASNGGVQLILVNNCAESIWPGLLGTAGHPTPQSGGFHLAPGDETAFDVPLGWSGRLWPRRGCSFDGRGRGSCATGDCGGVLRCDGRPGATPATVVEMTLGTPRSPLHFYDVSLVDGFNAPVSMSPVGGGAGCGVAGCQADLNVCCPSALEVRDREGKVAGCRSACRAMGGDRYCCTGDYASPERCRPTVFAHVFKAVCPKAYSYAYDDATSLNRCKASRYLITFCPPPTYRK
- the LOC112872428 gene encoding putative cyclin-D7-1 produces the protein MEDDDDRRSLQVVNSLYCHEEPLLVSSTPTPPPPPAAAADDDDTTTSRSSSCSCSCSSTSVLPPPHQPPEIVVGGDHHQEKRQRQLLAAEEEEAAVRYMVARQGCYAPSRGCYLHHLLSSAGGHGGVAAARSMGVHYIIYVINKLGLAASTAFNAVNYLDRFLSINCHLQRWDESWMVELVSVACLSVACKLDEVNIPSLHHLQMEEVLGHSFRSATVRDMELTLLKALQWRLACVTPFSFLHYLIIPPPSSASAARCTRLLLRSLAEPSLLLRFDPSVIAASAIRCCVGLHHHHQQDYSSSSDAISRLLLLIRPADCPTKDDDECFKMMQALLHEESCCCLDHYPYISESEQQQPQYSSGSPVPGQQTIAAVNRSASVVSRRLFAGSTNSTYTRATKQP